Proteins co-encoded in one Brassica rapa cultivar Chiifu-401-42 chromosome A02, CAAS_Brap_v3.01, whole genome shotgun sequence genomic window:
- the LOC103853307 gene encoding mechanosensitive ion channel protein 1, mitochondrial: MGGGGGVRLSLLKSLYRSSTRISSSSSSSCRRLAEEAAIVRSSSPVSSFTHARAIGYGYGSWIVSSSSNLNAKPFPLLARAFSSQPDGTDWVHKAKDVFHETANKAKEASDELTPHVQQLLDANPYLKEVMVPVSLTMTGTLFAWVVMPKVLRRFHGYSMRSSAALLPQGFAIDDVPYDKSFWGALEDPARYLMTFIAFAQIASMVAPTTVAAQYFFPALKGAVILSLVWFLHRWKTNVITRVLSAKNVAGLDREKILTLDKVSSVGLFAIGLMASAEACGVAVQSILTVGGVGGVATAFAARDILGNVLSGLSMQFSRPFSMGDTIKAGSVEGQVVEMGLTTTSLLNAEKFPVLVPNSLFSSQVIVNKSRAQWRAIASKIPLQIDDLDKIPQISDEIKETLRSNPKVFLGKEAPHCYLSRVEKSFAELTIGCNLKYMGKEELYATQQEVLLESVKIIKKHGASLGTTWDNSTL, from the exons atgggaggaggaggaggagttaGGTTATCGCTTCTCAAGTCACTTTACAGATCCTCAACAAGAATCTCCTCCTCGTCTTCGTCTTCTTGTCGCAGACTTGCTGAAGAAGCTGCTATTGTGCGGTCATCATCTCCGGTGTCTTCTTTCACTCATGCTAGGGCCATTGGCTACGGATACGGGTCTTGGATTGTCTCTTCCTCGTCCAATTTGAATGCTAAGCCTTTCCCTTTACTGGCACGCGCTTTCAGCTCGCAACCTGATGGCACCGACTGGGTTCACAAGGCCAAGGACGTCTTTCATGAAACTGCTAACAAGGCTAAAGAAGCCTCTGACGAACTCACTCCTCATGTTCAGCAACTGCTCGACGCCAACCCTTATCTTAAAGAAGTCATGGTCCCCGTCTCTCTCACCATGACTGGTACTTTGTTCGCTTGGGTCGTCATGCCTAAGGTTTTGAGGAGGTTTCACGGATACTCTATGCGCAGCTCTGCTGCTTTGCTTCCACAAGGCTTTGCTATCGATGACGTTCCCTACGATAAAAGCTTTTGGGGTGCTTTGGAGGATCCTGCCCGCTACTTGATGACCTTCATTGCCTTCGCACAAAT TGCGTCTATGGTGGCCCCAACAACGGTAGCAGCTCAGTACTTCTTCCCGGCATTGAAGGGGGCAGTCATCCTCTCCTTGGTGTGGTTCCTACATCGCTGGAAAACCAATGTGATCACCCGAGTCTTGTCTGCTAAGAATGTTGCTGGGCTTGACAGGGAGAAGATATTGACTTTGGACAAAGTATCATCAGTTGGTCTCTTTGCGATCGGTTTAATGGCTTCTGCTGAAGCTTGTGGTGTAGCTGTTCAATCTATCTTGACTGTTGGTGGAGTAGGAG GAGTGGCCACTGCTTTTGCTGCAAGAGATATCCTTGGTAATGTGCTGAGTGGTCTCTCCATGCAATTCTCAAGGCCTTTCTCTATGGGAGATACGATCAAA GCTGGATCGGTAGAAGGTCAAGTGGTTGAGATGGGACTTACAACAACATCCTTGTTGAACGCCGAAAAGTTCCCAGTCTTGGTACCTAATTCACTGTTTTCCAGTCAG gtGATTGTGAATAAGTCACGAGCTCAGTGGCGTGCTATAGCATCCAAGATCCCACTGCAGATAGATGACTTGGACAAGATCCCTCAAATATCAGATGAAATCAAGGAAACGTTGAGGTCAAACCCAAAAGTTTTCTTAGGGAAAGAAGCTCCTCATTGTTACTTATCCCGAGTGGAAAAATCATTTGCTGAACTCACCATTGGATGCAATCTCAAGTACATG GGGAAAGAGGAGCTTTACGCAACACAACAAGAGGTTCTTCTTGAGTCAGTCAAGATTATAAAGAAGCATGGTGCGTCATTGGGTACCACGTGGGACAATTCTACACTTTGA